One part of the Cellvibrionales bacterium genome encodes these proteins:
- the ispH gene encoding 4-hydroxy-3-methylbut-2-enyl diphosphate reductase — protein sequence MQIKLANPRGFCAGVDRAIEIVSRALDVFGAPIYVRHEVVHNRFVVDGLRNRGAVFVDELDDVPDNCIVIFSAHGVSREVQDEAARRELKVFDATCPLVTKVHMEVLRYGKDGIDCILIGHEGHPEVEGTMGQYDSSQGGTIHLVEDEDDVANLAVRDPQKLAFVTQTTLSMDDTAKVIDALRARFPAIQGPRKNDICYATQNRQDAVKQLALECDLVLVVGSPNSSNSNRLRELAERIGAESYLIDQAKDIQTAWLREKRAVGVTAGASAPENLVMDVVKRLQQLGATAPQELDGTVETIHFSMPKELR from the coding sequence ATGCAAATCAAACTAGCCAACCCGCGCGGTTTTTGTGCCGGTGTGGACCGTGCGATTGAAATTGTCAGTCGTGCGTTGGATGTTTTTGGTGCGCCGATTTATGTGCGGCACGAAGTGGTACACAACCGTTTTGTGGTGGACGGCTTGCGCAATCGCGGCGCTGTGTTTGTGGATGAATTGGATGATGTGCCAGATAACTGCATCGTCATTTTCAGCGCGCACGGCGTGTCGCGCGAAGTGCAAGACGAAGCCGCGCGCCGTGAGCTAAAAGTGTTTGATGCTACATGCCCCTTGGTGACTAAGGTGCATATGGAAGTGTTGCGCTATGGCAAAGACGGTATCGACTGTATTTTGATTGGCCACGAAGGCCACCCCGAAGTGGAAGGCACCATGGGGCAGTACGACAGCAGCCAAGGTGGAACTATTCACCTGGTGGAAGACGAGGATGATGTAGCTAATCTAGCGGTGCGTGATCCGCAAAAATTGGCCTTTGTCACGCAAACCACCTTGTCGATGGACGACACCGCCAAAGTCATTGATGCACTGCGTGCGCGGTTTCCTGCCATTCAAGGCCCGCGCAAAAATGACATCTGCTACGCCACCCAGAATCGGCAAGATGCCGTCAAGCAGTTGGCATTGGAGTGTGATTTGGTGCTGGTGGTAGGTTCACCGAACAGCTCCAATTCCAATCGCTTGCGCGAATTGGCTGAGCGCATTGGCGCAGAGAGCTACCTCATTGATCAAGCAAAAGATATCCAAACAGCCTGGCTGCGTGAGAAACGCGCAGTGGGGGTAACAGCTGGTGCGTCTGCACCAGAAAATCTCGTGATGGATGTGGTGAAGCGTCTGCAACAGCTGGGCGCTACGGCACCGCAGGAACTGGACGGCACCGTGGAGACCATCCACTTCTCCATGCCCAAGGAATTGCGCTGA
- a CDS encoding GspH/FimT family pseudopilin: MKNVERGFTLIELLITVLMLAILVSLAAPSFNASIRDNRNLATANSLATAVANARSEALKRGRLVSICPSSNGTSCGANWSQGWIVYIEKNTVVTGGAPDVDEVLLVEGAANNMALAQLAGNSWIRFSSRGLAEAPVTVTVKPDTCNTGYKYQEIVFGISGRATLTKKTC, translated from the coding sequence GTGAAGAATGTCGAGCGAGGCTTTACGCTGATTGAGCTGCTTATCACCGTGTTGATGCTGGCAATTTTGGTGTCTCTGGCTGCGCCATCATTCAATGCCAGCATTCGTGATAACCGTAATCTGGCAACTGCTAATTCACTGGCGACGGCGGTAGCCAATGCGCGCTCCGAGGCCTTGAAGCGCGGACGCTTGGTGTCTATTTGCCCGTCATCTAACGGCACAAGCTGTGGCGCAAATTGGAGTCAAGGCTGGATTGTCTATATTGAAAAAAACACGGTTGTAACGGGTGGCGCGCCGGATGTAGACGAAGTGCTGCTGGTAGAAGGTGCGGCAAACAACATGGCATTGGCACAGTTGGCGGGGAATTCATGGATACGATTCTCGTCGCGCGGTTTGGCTGAAGCCCCTGTCACTGTCACGGTGAAGCCGGATACCTGTAATACGGGTTACAAATACCAAGAAATCGTGTTTGGCATCTCTGGTCGTGCCACGCTGACGAAAAAGACTTGCTGA
- a CDS encoding glucose-6-phosphate dehydrogenase: protein MLGKQSPSLTQHTPCFFIIFGATGNLAAEKLFPALYALEAAQRLPPVLRFVAIARRDWSQDQWQHYLLQSLNDHLKKTPCNPDIAQKLSQRFDFIDGDYTQASTYQELKNCLAAPRNLPAGSTCENLAFYLAIRPTDYLAVATQLDEAGFTGGALKHRIVIEKPFGENLDSAQILNQHLHQYFDENQIFRIDHYLGKETVQNMLVFRFANTLIEPIWNRNYIDHVQITVAEQYGVENRASYFDNAGTLRDMLQNHLLQLLTVTAMEPPATLNADALRDEKVKVLRSIRPIPQQSVQAMAFRAQYAAGSINRQPVPSYREEPNVASHSTTETFVAAKFYVDNWRWKGVPFYLRTGKRMAEKMSSIAIRFKQPPQQLFRETALEWIEPNWIIFSLYPNEVMRMEIHAKQPGLEMVTRIAELQAPYRQPNEPALEAYETLLLDVIQNDRSLFIRFDEVEMAWRVVDPILRQWAATQEFIHTYPAGSWGPEESSRLFDREDQQWRNN, encoded by the coding sequence ATGCTCGGCAAACAAAGCCCTTCACTCACTCAGCACACGCCCTGTTTTTTTATTATCTTTGGCGCCACTGGCAACCTCGCTGCCGAAAAATTATTTCCGGCTCTGTATGCACTGGAAGCCGCACAACGACTACCACCCGTTCTGCGCTTTGTTGCTATTGCTCGTCGCGACTGGTCACAAGATCAATGGCAACATTACTTACTGCAATCACTGAATGATCATCTTAAAAAAACGCCATGCAACCCCGATATTGCACAAAAACTATCGCAGCGTTTTGATTTTATAGATGGCGATTACACGCAAGCCAGCACCTACCAAGAATTAAAAAACTGCCTTGCCGCGCCACGCAATCTTCCTGCTGGCAGCACTTGTGAAAACCTGGCGTTCTATCTCGCCATCCGCCCTACTGATTACCTTGCTGTTGCCACACAACTGGACGAAGCAGGCTTTACCGGTGGCGCACTCAAACACCGCATCGTGATTGAAAAACCTTTTGGCGAAAACTTAGACAGCGCGCAAATACTCAACCAACATCTCCATCAATATTTTGACGAAAATCAGATTTTCCGTATCGATCATTACCTGGGCAAAGAAACCGTACAGAACATGCTGGTGTTTCGCTTTGCCAACACATTAATAGAGCCGATATGGAACAGAAACTATATCGACCATGTGCAAATTACCGTGGCGGAACAGTATGGCGTGGAGAATCGTGCCAGTTATTTTGATAACGCCGGCACGCTGCGCGACATGCTGCAAAACCATTTACTGCAACTGCTAACAGTAACCGCGATGGAACCACCCGCCACCTTGAATGCAGATGCACTGCGCGATGAAAAAGTAAAAGTGCTGCGCTCCATACGCCCTATTCCGCAACAATCTGTGCAAGCTATGGCGTTTCGCGCGCAGTACGCAGCGGGCAGCATCAACAGGCAGCCCGTACCGAGTTATCGCGAAGAACCGAATGTGGCATCGCACTCCACCACAGAAACTTTTGTCGCGGCCAAGTTTTATGTCGACAATTGGCGCTGGAAAGGCGTGCCTTTTTATTTGCGCACCGGCAAACGCATGGCAGAAAAAATGTCATCCATTGCCATACGCTTCAAACAACCACCGCAACAACTGTTCCGTGAAACCGCATTGGAATGGATAGAACCCAACTGGATTATTTTTTCCCTCTATCCCAATGAAGTGATGCGCATGGAAATTCACGCCAAGCAGCCTGGCTTAGAAATGGTGACGCGTATCGCTGAATTGCAAGCACCGTATCGCCAGCCAAACGAGCCCGCACTAGAGGCTTACGAAACACTGTTGCTGGATGTAATCCAAAACGATCGCAGTTTATTTATTCGTTTTGACGAGGTGGAAATGGCATGGCGTGTGGTAGACCCTATCTTGCGGCAGTGGGCAGCCACGCAAGAGTTTATTCACACCTACCCAGCCGGCAGTTGGGGGCCGGAAGAATCCAGCCGCTTGTTTGATCGCGAAGACCAGCAGTGGCGCAACAACTGA
- a CDS encoding globin, with translation MNDIEYILRSLEQLAEVDIDVVPCVYERFFAACPEARPLFATREAQAVQGKMVNELMQTVVDRLEGKPYSAVMVQTMVSDHDGWGVRIAMYDAFLDAFVTAVRDALQCTETSPEIIAWRRQLSMLRQDIAAQLATSTAPV, from the coding sequence ATGAACGATATTGAATATATTTTGCGTAGTTTGGAGCAGTTGGCTGAGGTCGATATTGATGTGGTTCCTTGTGTTTATGAGCGATTTTTTGCAGCGTGCCCAGAGGCAAGGCCTTTGTTTGCCACGCGCGAAGCGCAGGCCGTGCAAGGCAAGATGGTGAATGAGCTCATGCAAACGGTTGTTGATCGTTTGGAAGGAAAACCTTATAGCGCTGTTATGGTGCAGACCATGGTGAGTGATCACGATGGCTGGGGTGTGCGCATCGCTATGTACGATGCTTTTTTGGATGCTTTTGTCACAGCGGTGCGTGATGCCCTGCAGTGCACGGAAACTTCGCCAGAAATCATTGCGTGGCGGCGACAGCTATCCATGTTGCGGCAGGATATTGCCGCGCAGTTGGCAACATCGACAGCGCCGGTTTAA
- a CDS encoding prepilin-type N-terminal cleavage/methylation domain-containing protein produces MKKQARGFTLIELMIVVAIIAIISAIAYPSYQDSVRRANRSDAMDTMLDTAQRLERCYTSLGSYNHASCSVPASINSTKAHYTVAVTTTAATYSLVATPVSAIQLNDAKCTSFTLTNTGQKTSTPVGNTCW; encoded by the coding sequence ATGAAGAAACAGGCACGAGGTTTCACGCTGATCGAGCTGATGATTGTGGTGGCAATTATTGCCATTATTTCAGCCATTGCTTATCCGTCTTATCAGGACAGTGTGCGCCGAGCCAATCGTTCAGATGCAATGGATACGATGCTGGATACCGCACAGCGTTTGGAGCGTTGTTACACCTCATTGGGTTCTTATAACCATGCTAGCTGCTCTGTACCGGCGAGTATCAATTCCACAAAAGCGCATTACACGGTTGCTGTCACCACAACGGCAGCTACTTATAGTTTGGTTGCCACGCCTGTTTCGGCTATACAGCTAAACGATGCAAAGTGTACTTCCTTCACGCTCACCAACACGGGGCAAAAAACTTCAACACCAGTGGGCAATACATGCTGGTGA
- the pgl gene encoding 6-phosphogluconolactonase — MNCELAERIAVLAHECITQKKQFSIVLSGGNTPRNLYILLRDIKTDWSHWHIYFGDERCLPANTEGRNDKMAVDAWLSHVAIPATQIHNIPSEYPQPEAVAQYTSAIKNIAQFDLVLLGIGEDGHTASLFPNHEWGAEKNAAPVLAVSNAPFPPAQRITLSARRLSQTQRLWYLVSGANKKNALLCWQQGEVLPMSAITPPNGADVFVAQV, encoded by the coding sequence ATGAATTGCGAATTAGCCGAACGCATTGCGGTGCTGGCGCATGAATGTATCACGCAAAAAAAACAATTTTCCATTGTGTTATCTGGCGGCAACACGCCGCGCAATCTCTATATTTTGTTGCGTGATATAAAAACCGATTGGTCGCACTGGCATATTTATTTTGGTGACGAACGCTGCCTGCCGGCCAACACTGAAGGCCGCAATGACAAAATGGCTGTTGATGCGTGGCTGTCGCATGTCGCGATTCCCGCTACGCAAATACACAACATCCCCAGCGAATACCCACAACCAGAAGCTGTCGCTCAATACACCTCCGCCATAAAAAATATTGCGCAATTTGATTTGGTTTTGCTCGGTATCGGCGAAGACGGCCATACCGCCAGTCTGTTTCCCAACCATGAATGGGGCGCAGAAAAAAATGCAGCGCCCGTACTTGCCGTGAGCAACGCGCCTTTTCCACCGGCACAGCGCATCACACTCAGCGCGCGGCGTTTAAGTCAAACACAGCGCTTATGGTATTTGGTGAGTGGCGCAAACAAAAAAAACGCCTTGCTGTGCTGGCAACAAGGCGAAGTTTTACCGATGTCTGCAATTACACCGCCAAATGGCGCGGATGTTTTTGTGGCGCAAGTATGA
- a CDS encoding YebC/PmpR family DNA-binding transcriptional regulator, which translates to MGRAYQNRKESMAKTAGIKTRIYSKYGKEIYVAAKNGGGDPNANLALRRLIERAKGDQVPTHVIEKAIDKASGAGGENYSLVRYEGFGPGNCMVIVDCLTNNNNRTFGDVRLCFTKTKANIGVSGSVAHMSDHVGIFVFKHDNEEAVLEALLNADVDVTDVENEEGMISVYVPPAEFIKAQKALTEAMPDLVFETEEITFLPQTMTAITGDDVPLFQKFLDMLDELDDVQEVYHNAEL; encoded by the coding sequence ATGGGCAGGGCGTACCAGAACCGCAAGGAATCCATGGCCAAAACGGCGGGCATAAAAACGCGGATTTACTCCAAGTACGGCAAAGAGATTTATGTGGCAGCCAAGAATGGCGGCGGCGACCCCAATGCCAATCTGGCGCTGCGCCGTTTGATTGAGCGTGCTAAGGGTGACCAAGTGCCTACGCATGTCATCGAAAAAGCCATCGACAAAGCCAGTGGTGCAGGCGGTGAAAATTATTCTTTGGTGCGCTACGAAGGTTTCGGCCCCGGCAACTGTATGGTGATTGTGGATTGCCTCACCAATAACAACAACCGCACCTTTGGCGATGTGCGGCTGTGCTTCACCAAAACCAAAGCGAACATTGGTGTGTCTGGCTCAGTGGCGCACATGTCTGATCATGTCGGCATTTTTGTTTTCAAACACGACAATGAAGAAGCGGTGTTAGAGGCGTTGCTCAATGCCGATGTTGATGTAACCGATGTAGAAAATGAAGAAGGAATGATTTCAGTTTATGTGCCGCCCGCTGAGTTTATAAAAGCACAAAAGGCACTGACTGAAGCAATGCCGGATTTGGTTTTCGAAACCGAAGAAATTACTTTTTTGCCGCAAACAATGACGGCGATTACCGGTGACGATGTGCCGCTGTTCCAAAAATTTCTCGACATGCTCGACGAGCTGGACGATGTGCAAGAGGTGTATCACAACGCCGAGTTGTGA
- a CDS encoding PaaI family thioesterase, translated as MTEHALPINAMIDGDADRVAAALRRLNHTLVQKQLPEELVNRFAAALELLADDMESIEAPLRTRPFGTVESGESDSGSAYDYGAENSLSYRPISGNCNALAAPAKYFKGKDYLSAVVTFGPAFEGPPGLVHGGYIAAYMDEAFGIGIAHSGLSVPAMTGTLKTIYRLPVPLNRELVYQVRMTGEERRKVFMQCTVKDHDGTLYAEGEAIFLKIDPELYAKMGG; from the coding sequence ATGACGGAACACGCACTGCCTATAAATGCCATGATTGACGGTGATGCTGATCGCGTAGCAGCAGCTTTGCGCCGCTTGAATCACACGCTGGTGCAAAAACAATTGCCAGAAGAATTGGTGAACCGTTTTGCGGCGGCGTTGGAATTGCTCGCTGATGATATGGAGAGCATAGAAGCGCCATTGCGTACGCGCCCTTTCGGTACGGTGGAATCGGGTGAGAGTGATTCCGGCAGCGCTTACGATTACGGTGCAGAAAATTCGCTCTCGTATCGCCCGATCAGCGGCAACTGCAATGCCTTGGCCGCACCAGCAAAATATTTCAAAGGCAAAGATTATTTAAGTGCCGTTGTTACTTTTGGGCCGGCGTTTGAAGGGCCGCCAGGTTTAGTACACGGTGGTTATATCGCAGCCTATATGGATGAGGCTTTTGGTATTGGTATCGCGCACAGTGGTTTGAGTGTGCCCGCGATGACGGGCACTTTGAAAACGATTTATCGCTTGCCGGTGCCACTGAATCGCGAGTTGGTTTACCAAGTGCGAATGACAGGCGAGGAGCGCCGCAAAGTGTTTATGCAATGTACGGTGAAAGATCATGACGGCACTTTGTACGCAGAAGGCGAGGCAATTTTTTTGAAAATTGATCCAGAGCTGTACGCCAAGATGGGTGGATAA
- a CDS encoding PilW family protein has translation MNISNKTIQSLLHRQAGLTIVELLVAISLGIFLSWGAIQAFLTGRQTYIIQQALSRIQENARMAQELIGYDIRNAGAYGCAVGRGMGDADDVNFLPGSSHAVGDGSTNPTAEHNFAFAVFATNNVTGAPNADTTLLANLNPAPLAGTDVLIAHTATDLGIQVLAAPAPSATQFAVRNRGLTTASILSVADCSGNFIFQPTAASVGVTQTITHPMRTWPVPPPPVPPPVPPLQPPPNPPVDSTVMLLNAPIYYIANNAAGTPSLYRRLIGGNSEELLNGVQDMQIEVGIDTNNDGIVDVFSTPNAVTANQWNAWNDSNGDGDIQELLDGDGAPVNPAVRAEQNVVAVRYSLLLRSDETNLVETPQPYTFNGVTTTPTDRRMRQVVTSTVGIRSRLNNSN, from the coding sequence ATGAACATCTCAAATAAAACGATTCAATCTCTACTGCATAGACAGGCAGGGTTGACGATCGTTGAGCTGCTAGTAGCTATCTCCTTGGGGATTTTTCTCTCCTGGGGAGCTATACAGGCCTTTTTAACGGGTAGGCAGACTTACATTATTCAGCAAGCGCTCTCACGCATTCAAGAAAATGCCCGTATGGCGCAGGAGTTAATTGGGTATGACATCCGCAATGCCGGTGCTTATGGCTGCGCTGTTGGTAGAGGTATGGGCGATGCAGATGATGTGAATTTTTTGCCCGGTTCCAGTCATGCTGTGGGCGATGGCAGTACAAACCCAACGGCGGAACACAACTTCGCCTTTGCCGTGTTTGCTACCAACAATGTAACGGGTGCGCCTAACGCCGATACTACCTTGCTCGCCAACTTGAACCCAGCGCCTCTGGCTGGCACAGATGTGCTGATTGCCCATACCGCCACGGATTTGGGTATCCAAGTTTTGGCGGCACCGGCACCTTCGGCTACTCAATTCGCTGTGCGTAATCGTGGATTGACGACTGCCAGCATTTTGTCTGTGGCAGATTGCTCCGGCAATTTCATTTTTCAACCTACAGCGGCGTCTGTTGGGGTAACACAAACAATCACGCACCCAATGCGTACTTGGCCGGTTCCACCTCCGCCCGTGCCACCACCAGTGCCCCCGCTTCAGCCGCCACCAAATCCACCTGTGGACTCAACCGTAATGCTGTTGAATGCCCCCATTTACTATATTGCTAACAATGCTGCGGGTACGCCTTCACTCTATCGTCGCTTGATTGGTGGCAACTCGGAAGAGCTGTTGAATGGTGTGCAAGATATGCAGATAGAGGTTGGTATTGATACCAATAACGATGGCATTGTGGATGTGTTCAGCACGCCGAATGCTGTAACGGCAAACCAGTGGAATGCTTGGAATGATTCCAATGGCGATGGTGATATTCAAGAGCTCTTGGATGGTGATGGGGCTCCCGTAAACCCAGCGGTACGCGCTGAGCAGAATGTTGTTGCTGTTCGCTATTCACTACTGTTGCGCAGTGACGAGACTAATCTCGTTGAGACGCCTCAGCCTTACACTTTCAATGGGGTGACAACCACACCAACAGATCGCCGCATGCGCCAAGTGGTGACGAGTACGGTGGGCATACGCAGCCGTTTGAATAACAGTAATTAA
- a CDS encoding GspH/FimT family protein, producing the protein MTTALTASQQRGYTLLELLTTLAILLILSTLALPSFSSIVRRSQSESLMYTLISTAQLARSSAVSRRESVVFCASTDQLSCGNDWTKGAVVFADPNNNRRVDQHEPVLATLPSTPEGSQLVMRAALNKQHLRYMSNGMLENTAGSFIYCPAHATERDVRNLIFNRTGRMRLGYDHNRDGIPENAEGQPVRCPS; encoded by the coding sequence ATGACAACCGCCCTCACTGCATCACAGCAGCGCGGCTACACGCTGCTGGAACTGCTGACTACACTCGCCATACTTTTAATTCTCAGCACGCTGGCTCTGCCCAGTTTTTCCAGCATCGTACGGCGCTCGCAGAGCGAATCACTGATGTACACGCTGATTAGCACTGCACAACTTGCGCGTAGCAGTGCGGTTTCACGACGAGAATCGGTAGTGTTTTGTGCCAGCACCGATCAGCTCTCTTGCGGCAACGACTGGACGAAGGGTGCAGTGGTGTTTGCAGACCCCAACAACAATCGCCGAGTTGATCAACACGAGCCTGTACTGGCCACCTTGCCATCTACACCAGAAGGCAGCCAACTGGTGATGCGCGCCGCGCTCAACAAACAGCATTTGCGCTACATGAGCAACGGCATGCTAGAGAACACCGCAGGCAGTTTTATTTACTGCCCCGCACACGCCACCGAGCGCGATGTGCGCAATTTAATTTTCAATCGCACGGGGCGCATGCGTCTGGGCTATGACCACAACCGTGACGGCATCCCCGAAAACGCCGAAGGGCAGCCTGTGCGCTGCCCTTCGTAG
- a CDS encoding pilus assembly protein — protein MKPVMKYMKKRSQQQGAALVVGLIMLLLLTLIGVAGMRDTLLQQKMVANAKDREVALQAAEAALLAAENSISSASAPGLSMTGPGLYDLAKSSDKSMLDSQRASSSSEAAFWQNWAWTSSASIAYNFALNGVAAGNPPRYVIEKLNTGNMGSANPPGGGGGSGGGNTFECQSLSGCLDPVLAPGSKTDYRITARAVGSTANAVVILQSTMRRFEPAGP, from the coding sequence ATGAAACCCGTGATGAAATACATGAAAAAACGCAGCCAACAACAAGGCGCTGCGTTAGTTGTCGGTTTGATCATGTTGCTCTTGCTAACACTGATTGGTGTGGCCGGTATGCGCGATACCTTGCTGCAGCAAAAAATGGTCGCCAACGCTAAAGATAGAGAGGTTGCACTACAGGCTGCGGAAGCGGCTTTGCTTGCGGCAGAAAACAGCATCAGTTCGGCGTCTGCTCCAGGGCTGTCGATGACGGGGCCTGGGCTGTATGACCTTGCTAAGTCAAGCGATAAATCTATGTTGGATTCGCAAAGAGCATCAAGTAGCTCTGAGGCGGCGTTTTGGCAAAACTGGGCTTGGACTTCCTCTGCTTCAATTGCCTATAACTTCGCTTTGAATGGCGTGGCAGCGGGTAATCCGCCTCGGTATGTCATAGAAAAATTGAATACCGGAAATATGGGGAGTGCTAACCCACCTGGTGGTGGCGGCGGCAGTGGCGGCGGAAATACTTTTGAATGCCAAAGTTTAAGTGGCTGTCTCGACCCTGTATTAGCGCCAGGCAGCAAAACGGATTACAGAATTACCGCTAGGGCTGTAGGCAGCACCGCAAACGCTGTGGTGATTTTGCAATCCACTATGCGTCGGTTTGAGCCAGCTGGACCTTAA
- the pilV gene encoding type IV pilus modification protein PilV translates to MKTRFRQSHRRSQQGVALLEVLIAFFVLSIGLLGLAGLQIKALQFNQSAFQQSQATVAVYDMLDRMRLNRSAISSGAYNTGGFVSTHSGGNLADADLNTWLTAISGNLPNGEGSVECDGNLVCVVSVRWTSRFNVTGDPDEDYETVTLSSQLPSST, encoded by the coding sequence ATGAAAACCAGATTCCGCCAATCTCATCGTCGCAGCCAGCAAGGTGTTGCCCTGCTGGAAGTGCTGATTGCCTTCTTCGTGCTTTCGATCGGTCTGCTCGGTCTTGCAGGCTTACAAATCAAGGCATTGCAGTTCAATCAGTCTGCCTTTCAACAATCGCAGGCAACGGTAGCGGTGTATGACATGCTGGATCGTATGCGCTTGAACCGATCAGCCATTTCGAGTGGCGCTTACAACACCGGTGGTTTCGTGAGCACACACAGCGGTGGCAATTTAGCGGATGCAGATCTCAACACCTGGCTGACAGCCATTAGCGGCAACCTGCCAAATGGTGAAGGGTCGGTGGAATGTGACGGCAACCTAGTTTGTGTAGTGAGCGTGCGCTGGACTAGTCGTTTTAATGTAACAGGTGATCCTGACGAAGATTACGAAACGGTCACACTGTCTAGCCAACTTCCTAGTTCAACCTAA
- a CDS encoding MBOAT family protein, which translates to MIFSSYIFVLAFLPITVLGYWLLQRKKGLEWSMAWLTGCSLFYYGWWNPIYLLLIGTLMLVNYGLGLAIYQRRFAPRLLMIAGVTFNLAVLGYFKYMDFFISTINGVADTNYHLLHIILPLGISFFTFQKIAFLVDSYHRKIEQYSFLHYCLFVTFFPQLIAGPIVHYRELMPEFLRIRLNGLTFRHLAVGLSIFAIGLFKKSVIADNVSAPVGPVFNAAAQGVQVSFFEAWGGLLAYTAQLYFDFSGYSDMAIGLALLFGVRLPLNFFSPYKSRNIIEFWQRWHITLSSFLRDYLYITLGGNRHGKAKRYRNLFLTMLIGGLWHGAAWTFVVWGALHGLYLIVCHGWNALVDGYKRCPRFGLFMKPFAYVITFLCIAVSMVLFRADSLSAVWLIFKGLCGVHGIFIDPEEHSFYAWLTALGLPVEYSPYAIRFVDKDVLHHLLLVYGIIWLMPNVAQIFAAQHPSITGGDMARAHPTRIQWQANLRWSILVACLLLVSLMSLNNVSEFLYFRF; encoded by the coding sequence ATGATATTCAGCTCCTACATTTTTGTCCTCGCTTTTTTGCCGATCACCGTTCTTGGCTATTGGCTGCTGCAGCGTAAGAAAGGCTTGGAGTGGTCAATGGCCTGGCTCACTGGCTGCTCGCTGTTCTATTACGGTTGGTGGAATCCGATTTATTTATTGCTGATCGGTACGCTGATGCTGGTCAACTACGGCTTGGGTTTGGCGATTTATCAGCGCCGTTTTGCGCCGCGACTTTTGATGATAGCGGGCGTGACATTTAACTTGGCGGTGTTGGGTTATTTCAAATACATGGATTTTTTTATCAGCACCATCAATGGCGTAGCGGATACCAACTATCACTTGCTGCATATTATTTTGCCGCTGGGTATTTCCTTTTTTACATTTCAAAAAATTGCTTTTTTGGTAGACAGCTATCATCGAAAAATTGAGCAGTACAGCTTTTTGCACTACTGCTTATTCGTGACTTTTTTCCCGCAATTGATTGCAGGACCTATCGTGCACTACCGTGAGTTGATGCCAGAGTTTTTGCGCATTCGCCTGAACGGTCTGACATTTCGCCACTTGGCGGTGGGGCTGTCTATTTTTGCGATAGGCTTATTCAAGAAGTCGGTCATTGCTGACAATGTGTCCGCGCCTGTGGGGCCGGTGTTTAATGCCGCCGCGCAGGGCGTGCAGGTGAGCTTCTTTGAAGCTTGGGGTGGCTTGCTGGCCTATACCGCGCAGTTGTATTTTGATTTTTCGGGTTATTCCGATATGGCGATAGGCTTGGCGCTGCTGTTTGGCGTGCGTTTGCCGCTCAATTTTTTCTCGCCATATAAGTCGCGCAATATCATTGAGTTTTGGCAGCGTTGGCACATCACACTCAGCAGCTTTTTGCGTGACTATCTCTATATTACCTTGGGCGGAAATCGCCACGGAAAAGCGAAGCGCTATCGCAATTTATTTCTCACGATGCTGATTGGCGGTTTGTGGCACGGCGCAGCATGGACCTTTGTGGTGTGGGGCGCATTGCATGGCTTGTATCTGATTGTTTGCCACGGCTGGAACGCGCTGGTGGATGGCTACAAACGCTGCCCGCGTTTTGGTCTGTTTATGAAGCCGTTTGCGTATGTCATTACCTTTTTATGTATTGCTGTTTCCATGGTTTTATTTCGCGCCGATAGCTTGTCGGCAGTTTGGCTGATATTCAAAGGCTTGTGCGGCGTGCACGGAATTTTTATTGACCCAGAAGAGCACAGTTTTTATGCGTGGTTGACTGCGTTGGGTCTGCCTGTGGAGTACTCGCCTTACGCGATTCGTTTTGTGGATAAAGATGTATTGCATCACCTGTTGCTGGTGTACGGCATTATCTGGCTGATGCCGAATGTGGCGCAGATATTTGCGGCGCAGCATCCGTCTATCACCGGCGGCGATATGGCGCGAGCGCATCCCACGCGCATTCAATGGCAAGCTAATTTGCGTTGGAGCATTCTTGTTGCTTGTTTATTGTTGGTGTCGCTGATGAGTTTGAATAATGTCAGTGAATTTCTCTACTTTCGGTTTTGA